TGTCTCCTATGCGCAGGTTAAAGGAGATATCCAAAGACTTTTAGGAGATAGTAATGCCGCACTGGTTACAACGATGATAGATTATTACGGTTTGCCGGATAATTTTCCGGGCAAAGATACGCTTCCCGCTGGCACCCCATACGTCCGTGTACGCCACTTGGAGAATGCGTTCGCGAACGATATTGGAGATCCTCGCTTCCTGCCTTTCCTGGTCTTGCACGAGTTTGAGACCCTTGTGCTTGTGAAACCTGAGAATCTTGGCAAGGTATTGCCCCAATATGAAAACCAACTGCAAGCTCTGGTGAAGAATATCCGCGGCATCCCGCCGGAAGAAGTCAATGACGGCCCTCAAACTCACCCATCTGCTCGTATTTTGCAACACTTCCGAGGATACCAGAGGAGATTGCATGGCCCTCTCGTCATCAAGGATATCGGCCTCGAAACCATCCGTGAACAATG
This genomic window from Limisphaera ngatamarikiensis contains:
- a CDS encoding DUF4276 family protein produces the protein MKRVLIYVEGQTEETFVRDVLAPHLMKTCQIELKPTLARTKHTKSGQTFKGGIVSYAQVKGDIQRLLGDSNAALVTTMIDYYGLPDNFPGKDTLPAGTPYVRVRHLENAFANDIGDPRFLPFLVLHEFETLVLVKPENLGKVLPQYENQLQALVKNIRGIPPEEVNDGPQTHPSARILQHFRGYQRRLHGPLVIKDIGLETIREQCTHFNEWLKKLEGLCEVTQ